In Silene latifolia isolate original U9 population chromosome X, ASM4854445v1, whole genome shotgun sequence, the following proteins share a genomic window:
- the LOC141618065 gene encoding uncharacterized protein LOC141618065, translating into MAIFAAIQNADKKKKKTFTPTVSHNSFIQKPLYQRPLYQKPLYQKPRHQKSFHQKSKPFARKFQSNLSNKIFPKGNTGNDDTQGSTSKCYLCKQAPHPGKQCNGKPIICFFCKEEGHKSYVCPKKTGTPLIQGRAYMMIDGGEEEQADTITGKFLVNSCMAFILFDTGASLSHVSPTFVAKAKLPNPEAIHASIVIPNGQTLNCKARYRGVPVIILGSTFSANLISLDLPGFDIILGMDWLAKYHAKFECRDQKISLRNSLGARVTYRGYIPNTRVKVINAMKLASQMRKGEHTFLCNINSIGGEKLRIEDIPVVREFPEVFPEELPGIQPERDVEFSIDLVPGTAPISKSPYRMAPKELQELKIQLGELIEKEDIPKTAFRTRYGHYEFNVMPFGLTNAPAVFMDQMNRTFREYLDKCVVVFIDDILIYSKTMFEHEVHLRAVLDKLRQQKWYAKLSKCEFWLKEVAFLGHIITNQGVKVDPAKIKAVEEWQSPKNVSEVRSFLGLGGYYRRFVQDFSKIARPMTKLLQKESKYIWTEECEKAFQELKARLTSAPILTLPTDGEEYDVYSDASLNGLGCVLMQKGKVIAYASRQLKVHEKNYPTHDLELAAVVFALKIWRHYLYGVRCNFYTDHKSLKYIFTQKELNMRQRRWLELIKDYDIELQYHEGKMGSKLNLCTAFHPQTDGQTERTIQTLEDMLRACVLEFNDSWEKQLPLIEFSYNNSHHASLGCAPFEALYGRKCRSPVCWDDASDHLTLGPQTIQDQIEQIKIIRERLQAAQDRQKAYANEHRRPIEFAVEDHVFLKVSPMKGVRRFGLKGKLGPKYIGPYEILERVGKVAYRLALPPNLSKVHNVFHVSQLRKYRSDPSHVLTPDVVAIEPYLLYSERPVEILARETKTLRRKSVPLVKVRWLSQNLDHATWETEESMRERYPELFD; encoded by the exons ATGGCCATTTTTGCTGCCATCCAAAATGCggacaagaagaagaagaaaacctTTACCCCCACAGTGTCCCATAACAGTTTTATTCAGAAACCCCTTTACCAAAGACCTCTCTATCAGAAACCCCTTTATCAGAAACCTCGTCATCAAAAATCTTTTCACCAAAAGTCAAAACCTTTTGCAAGGAAATTTCAGTCTAACTTATCAAACAAGATCTTTCCCAAGGGCAATACCGGTAATGATGACACCCAGGGCTCAACTTCAAAGTGTTATCTATGCAAACAGGCTCCGCACCCTGGCAAACAGTGTAACGGGAAACCCATCATCTGCTTTTTCTGTAAAGAGGAAGGTCACAAGTCTTACGTCTGTCCCAAGAAGACGGGAACCCCACTGATTCAGGGAAGGGCTTACATGATGATCGATGGTGGAGAAGAGGAACAAGCCGATACAATCACTGGTAAATTTCTGGTTAATTCTTGTATGGCTTTCATATTGTTCGACACAGGAGCATCTCTATCACATGTATCACCAACCTTCGTAGCTAAGGCTAAACTTCCAAATCCCGAAGCAATCCATGCATCCATTGTGATTCCTAACGGTCAGACCTTAAACTGCAAGGCGAGGTACCGAGGCGTTCCTGTTATTATCCTTGGTTCGACCTTTTCGGCTAACCTCATCAGCCTCGACCTACCTGGTTTCGACATCATTTTGGGAATGGATTGGCTAGCAAAGTACCACGCCAAGTttgagtgtagagaccaaaagatttcACTAAGGAACTCGCTCGGAGCAAGAGTAACTTATAGAGGTTACATACCGAACACTCGAGTTAAGGTCATCAACGCTATGAAGCTAGCGAGCCAGATGCGTAAAGGAGAACATACCTTCTTGTGCAACATAAATTCCATAGGAGGGGAAAAGCTCAGGATCGAGGACATACCCGTAGTCCGGGAATTTCCTGAGGTATTTCCCGAGGAATTACCAGGAATACAACCAGAGCGCGATGTAGAGTTCTCAATCGACTTAGTGCCAGGCACTGCACCGATTTCAAAGTCACCATATCGTATGGCCCCAAAAGAGTTGCAAGAGTTGAAGATTCAACTAGGGGAGCTCATCGAAAAGG AGGATATTCCGAAGACAGCTTTCAGAACCagatatggtcactatgagtttaacgtaatgccttttggtttgaccaaCGCACCAGCAGtgttcatggatcagatgaatcgCACGTTTAGAGAGTACCTAGATAAGTGTGTCGTTgtctttatcgatgacatcttaatATACTCTAAAACTATGTTCGAACACGAGGTTCATCTTCGCGCAGTTCTCGACAAGCTGCGACAACAAAAGTGGTATGCAAaactatccaagtgtgagttttggctgAAGGAAGTGGCATTTCTGGGACATATCATAACAAATCAGGGAGTAAAAGTAGACCCCGCCAAGATCAAGGCCGTGGAAGAATGGCAATCCCCAAAGAATGTCTCTGAAGTccgaagtttcttgggtttaggaGGCTACTACCGAAGATTTGTCcaagacttttcaaagatcgcGAGACCTATGACCAAACTTTTGCAGAAGGAGTCTAAGTACATTTGGACCGAAGAGTGTGAGAAGGCCTTCCAGGAGCTAAAAGCCCGACTCACCTCAGCCCCAATCCTAACTTTACCAACCGATGGAGAAGAGTACGACGTCTACAGCGACGCATCCTTAAATGGTCTAGGATGTGTGCTAATGCAGAAAGGGAAAGTGATTGCTTATGCGTCTCGACAGTTGAAGGTGCATGAGAAAAATTATCCAACTCATGACCTGGAGCTAgcagctgtagtttttgccttgaagatttggaggcattatttATATGGAGTTAGATGTAACTTCTACACGGACCACAAGAGCCTCAAGTATATTTTCACCCAGAAGGAGttaaacatgagacagaggaggtggttAGAACTCATCAAGGACTACGACATTGAGTTGcaataccatgaagggaag ATGGGGAGTAAACTCAACTTGTGCACCGCATTCCATCCTCAAACAGACGGACAAACGGAGAGGACAATCCAAACGCTAGAAGATATGCTGAGGGCATGTGTCCTAGAATTTAATGACAGTTGGGAAAAACAGCTACCCTTGATagagttctcctacaacaacagtcACCATGCGAGTTTGGGTTGTGCACCTTTCGAAGCACTTTACGGAAGAAAGTGTCGAAGTCCAGTATGCTGGGATGACGCCAGCGATCATCTGACACTAGGACCTCAGACTATTCAAGACCAGATTGAACAGATTAAGATTATCCGAGAAAGACTCCAAGCAGCGCAAGATCGACAGAAAGCCTACGCCAATGAACACCGAAGACCAATCGAGTTTGCCGTGGAAGATCATGTTTTCCTAAAGGTATCACCAATGAAAGGAGTAAGACGATTTGGCCTAAAAGGGAAGCTCGGCCCAAAGTACATCGGACCATACGAAATCTTGGAGAGAGTTGGCAAAGTGGCCTATCGTTTAGCACTACCACCAAACCTATCAAAGGTGCATAACGTGTTCCACGTGTCCCAACTACGGAAGTATAGAAGCGATCCATCACATGTCCTTACACCTGATGTAGTCGCTATCGAACCCTACCTTCTTTACTCTGAAAGACCGGTGGAGATTCTGGCCCGAGAGACCAAGACACTCAGGAGGAAGTCGGTACCTTTGGTCAAAGTTCGATGGCTAAGTCAAAACCTCGACCATGCTACTTGGGAGACCGAAGAGTCCATGCGCGAAAGATACCCCGAACTTTTTGATTAG